A portion of the Adhaeribacter radiodurans genome contains these proteins:
- a CDS encoding M14 family zinc carboxypeptidase, producing the protein MLLTFLSILLQINPVITPGNWLTPFEKSYGKKTATYKECIAYYQHLDNAFDTFKLEEYGSTDSGKPLHIAILSLDKDFNPVSLRRKNKRILLIQNGIHPGEPEGIDASMMLARDYLLKKELQAYLKDVVVLFIPIYNVDGSLNRNSYSRANQDGPESYGFRGNARNLDLNRDYIKTDSRNAQTFTVLFQEWQPDIFVDTHTSNGADYQHTMTLIATQKDKLQGPLREYLTSQLLPQLYVGMQKLKFPMCPYVDSKGESPDSGLVGFLETPRYSTGYTTLFHTIGFVTETHMLKPFADRVKAQYNFLDVLIRTVQKDAAKIAAARQQAIKEMLAQKQFTINWQLDTTTVDTITFLGYEAKHKPSEVSGLSRLYYDRQAPYTKKINYYNTYRASLTVTRPTAYVVPQAWEEVIDRLRLNWVKMRTLRRDTSLTAEVYYLTDYKTGNRSYEGHYLHSGVQVRSEKQRLNYFAGDYIIPVNQPAARFLIETLEPQATDSYFNWGFFDGILQQKEYFSSYVFEDVAAKLLQQYPNLKKQLQEFITKNPEAAKNAQAQLDFVYRHSPYYEKSHLRYPITRIVP; encoded by the coding sequence ATGCTTTTAACTTTCCTTTCAATACTTCTCCAAATAAATCCTGTAATTACCCCGGGTAACTGGCTCACGCCTTTCGAAAAGAGTTACGGCAAGAAAACCGCTACTTATAAAGAATGTATTGCCTATTATCAACATTTAGATAATGCCTTTGACACTTTCAAATTAGAAGAATACGGTTCAACGGATTCGGGAAAACCATTACATATAGCCATATTATCCTTAGATAAAGATTTTAACCCAGTTTCTCTACGTCGGAAAAATAAGCGGATTTTATTAATTCAAAACGGCATTCATCCGGGTGAGCCGGAAGGGATTGACGCCAGTATGATGCTGGCCCGCGACTACCTGCTAAAGAAAGAATTACAAGCCTACCTAAAAGATGTGGTGGTTTTATTTATTCCCATTTATAACGTAGATGGTTCGTTAAATCGCAACAGCTACAGCCGGGCTAATCAAGATGGACCCGAAAGCTACGGTTTTCGGGGAAACGCCCGTAATTTAGATTTAAACCGGGATTACATTAAAACCGATTCCCGGAACGCTCAAACCTTTACAGTACTGTTTCAGGAATGGCAACCCGATATTTTCGTGGATACGCATACTTCCAATGGAGCCGATTACCAGCACACCATGACCTTAATTGCTACCCAAAAAGACAAGTTGCAAGGGCCATTGCGAGAATATTTAACCTCTCAGCTTTTACCTCAGCTCTACGTAGGTATGCAAAAGCTAAAATTCCCGATGTGCCCCTACGTAGATTCTAAAGGCGAAAGTCCGGATTCTGGTTTAGTTGGTTTTTTAGAAACTCCCCGCTACTCCACCGGTTATACAACTTTGTTTCATACCATTGGTTTTGTAACCGAAACCCACATGCTCAAACCTTTTGCGGACCGGGTAAAAGCTCAATACAACTTTCTGGATGTCCTTATCCGGACGGTACAAAAAGATGCTGCTAAAATTGCCGCTGCTCGTCAGCAAGCCATTAAGGAAATGCTGGCCCAGAAACAATTTACTATTAACTGGCAACTAGATACTACCACCGTAGATACCATTACCTTTTTAGGTTACGAAGCCAAACACAAACCCAGCGAAGTAAGTGGACTAAGTCGTTTATACTACGATCGTCAGGCCCCTTACACTAAGAAAATAAACTACTATAATACCTACCGGGCAAGTTTAACCGTGACTCGACCCACTGCCTACGTTGTACCCCAAGCCTGGGAAGAAGTAATTGACCGTTTACGTTTAAACTGGGTTAAGATGCGTACGCTTCGGCGGGATACCAGCCTGACTGCCGAAGTTTATTACCTCACTGATTATAAAACGGGCAACCGCTCGTACGAAGGACATTATTTGCACTCAGGGGTACAAGTGCGCTCGGAGAAGCAACGCCTAAATTATTTTGCCGGCGACTATATTATTCCGGTAAACCAACCGGCAGCCCGTTTTTTGATAGAAACCCTGGAACCACAAGCCACAGATTCTTACTTTAACTGGGGTTTTTTTGATGGAATTCTGCAGCAAAAAGAATACTTTTCGAGCTACGTTTTTGAAGATGTTGCCGCCAAACTGTTGCAACAATATCCAAACCTTAAAAAGCAACTTCAGGAATTTATCACAAAAAATCCGGAAGCAGCTAAAAATGCTCAGGCGCAACTCGATTTTGTATACCGCCATTCGCCTTATTACGAAAAGTCACACCTGCGTTACCCCATAACCCGAATTGTGCCGTAA
- a CDS encoding DUF1330 domain-containing protein, whose amino-acid sequence MSPKLFITLLVYLHEGEEESFLKYEDQVLPLLPKYNGELLYRIRPEKINFVQTPTEYPYELQLLSFSSAQDFENYRQDKERLSHAPLFQKSIRKVLLLQSQSS is encoded by the coding sequence ATGTCACCTAAGCTTTTTATTACTTTGCTGGTTTACCTGCACGAGGGCGAGGAAGAAAGTTTTCTGAAGTACGAAGATCAGGTATTGCCTTTACTGCCTAAGTACAACGGGGAACTACTATACCGCATCCGTCCGGAAAAAATAAATTTTGTGCAAACACCCACTGAATATCCTTACGAATTACAATTACTTTCTTTTTCTTCCGCCCAGGATTTTGAAAATTACCGCCAGGACAAAGAACGACTTAGCCATGCACCCTTATTTCAGAAATCTATCCGGAAAGTGTTATTGCTGCAAAGCCAATCTTCTTAA
- a CDS encoding ABC transporter ATP-binding protein, which yields MIPILQIDNLSKRYGSVQALKQLSLSVEPGSVYGLLGPNGSGKTTTLGIVLDVLHASSGSFQWFGEGLSPKTKRRIGAILETPNFYPYLSAYQNLQVVADVKGVSHQAIAPVLELVGLLNRKNSAFKGFSLGMKQRLALAAALINNPEVLVLDEPTNGLDPQGIAEVRELILNIAGQGKTIIIASHLLDEVEKVCTHVAVLQTGELRAAGPVSSILAKEDQVFIQVNGDESRAQSLLLNLPITLIKAERDQFTLSLSPGFTSADLNRAFFENGLVLSQLTVKKKSLEAQFLQLTNTRNT from the coding sequence TTGATACCCATTCTGCAAATAGATAATTTATCAAAACGATACGGTTCAGTGCAAGCCTTAAAGCAATTGAGTTTAAGCGTGGAACCAGGTAGTGTATACGGTTTATTAGGACCAAATGGCAGCGGTAAAACCACCACCCTGGGTATTGTGCTGGATGTGTTGCATGCTAGTTCCGGCAGTTTCCAATGGTTTGGCGAAGGACTTAGCCCAAAAACCAAACGGCGCATTGGGGCAATACTCGAAACGCCTAACTTTTACCCTTACTTGTCGGCCTACCAGAATTTACAGGTAGTAGCCGATGTAAAAGGCGTTTCGCATCAGGCCATCGCACCCGTATTAGAATTAGTGGGATTGCTAAACCGGAAGAATTCAGCTTTTAAAGGTTTTTCGCTGGGCATGAAACAACGTTTAGCCTTAGCAGCAGCCTTAATAAATAATCCGGAAGTATTAGTACTCGACGAACCTACGAACGGCTTGGATCCGCAGGGAATTGCCGAAGTAAGAGAATTGATTTTAAATATTGCCGGCCAAGGTAAAACCATTATCATTGCCAGTCACTTGCTCGACGAAGTGGAAAAAGTATGTACCCACGTAGCCGTGCTGCAAACCGGTGAACTACGAGCCGCCGGGCCGGTAAGCAGTATTTTGGCGAAAGAAGATCAGGTATTTATCCAGGTTAACGGCGATGAATCAAGAGCGCAATCTTTGTTACTAAATTTACCAATTACTCTTATAAAAGCAGAGCGCGATCAGTTTACCTTATCTTTATCCCCAGGTTTTACGAGCGCCGATTTAAACCGGGCATTTTTCGAAAATGGATTGGTTCTGAGTCAACTTACAGTTAAAAAGAAAAGCCTGGAAGCTCAATTTTTGCAACTTACTAATACTCGTAACACATGA
- a CDS encoding ABC transporter permease, whose translation MSQLLITELRKLFPYRTFWTILLLFTGLLLLFVYLGSKVELNGQAAGPTLYSFPDIWLKLTYIASYFNLLLGILIIIIITDEYSFRTFRQQVIDGWFKHDVILAKLLVIILIAAFGTVVLLGTGLFFGYSYSPSTASAKVIQDIRHLAFYFVQAVGYMTLAMLFAFLIRKNGLAIITFLIYAKIIEPIIHSRFPDEVDQYFPMKVLSSLTPTPGRDVLESITGPTLALTPTAALLPAIGYIGLFSVLSYFIIKYRDL comes from the coding sequence ATGAGTCAATTACTAATAACCGAGCTACGTAAATTATTTCCGTATCGTACTTTCTGGACTATTTTACTTTTATTTACCGGTCTTTTATTATTATTTGTGTACCTGGGCAGTAAAGTAGAACTTAATGGCCAGGCGGCCGGACCAACGCTGTATAGTTTCCCGGATATCTGGTTAAAGCTGACCTACATTGCCAGCTATTTCAATCTATTATTGGGCATTCTGATTATAATTATCATTACCGATGAATATAGTTTTAGAACCTTTCGGCAACAAGTAATTGATGGCTGGTTTAAACATGATGTTATTCTGGCAAAACTGCTCGTAATTATATTAATTGCTGCTTTTGGTACAGTGGTGTTGCTCGGTACCGGTTTGTTTTTTGGCTACTCTTATTCTCCTTCTACTGCAAGCGCTAAAGTTATTCAGGATATTAGGCACCTTGCTTTTTATTTTGTACAAGCGGTTGGGTATATGACCTTGGCTATGTTGTTCGCTTTCCTGATTCGAAAGAATGGATTAGCTATTATCACTTTTTTAATTTACGCTAAAATTATTGAGCCCATTATTCATTCGCGTTTCCCCGACGAAGTAGATCAGTATTTCCCCATGAAAGTTCTGTCTAGTTTAACCCCTACCCCGGGCCGCGATGTGTTGGAGTCGATTACGGGTCCTACTTTGGCGCTTACTCCTACTGCTGCCTTGCTCCCCGCCATTGGCTACATTGGATTATTTTCTGTTTTATCTTATTTTATTATAAAATACCGGGATTTATAA
- a CDS encoding tetratricopeptide repeat protein: protein MEPRCRLLSLLLFLFSLVFCFKTEATKLRPVQSGQSVSPLAQDEVDSLKALFPFVTRETDKIDIYGQLCFTYASTIGNLDVAYQYADSIHFLANKVNNKTGKASATYYYGMLARFDGKFSEAIQYLNQYLNFCRSNKDSTGLANGLFQLAVVQHELGNYDKSLEISYQAKDLYAQLRNSYGIARVFMNIGNLFTSMKKWEDAIVMYKQSLTYFTQLKSDLNARMGKLRVLVNLGNAYAETKQYEKARNFYKQALPICYSVGSKRTAATTLSNIGEVFNALQQYDSALVYHLRALTIREQAAQKDKLAANLIWVGETYLFLKNYPQAKHYLLRAHALAYEFRTKPILRDVYQKLALLYSTQHYFEKALEYQQLYATLKDSVLNEETAQRLSELQTKYQTEEKDKQIAILAKEKQVRQKEAQRQALQQKALLGGLFLITIIALLIIFLLRQRLKNQKLVMAKNQEIKESNLKRQMSELEMKALRAQMNPHFIFNCMNSINRLILDEDTNRASRYLVKLSKLIRLILENSERSSVSLENELTMLDAYLQLESLRFKGRISYEFRVDDAIDQENTFLPPMVLQPFVENAIWHGLMHKEKNEPGFISISITEEADSLTCVIEDNGVGREMATILEKKSIIGRKSMGLQITEERLKILNKDKMDKLIYITDLKDSLNQALGTRVDIHVPLG from the coding sequence ATGGAACCTCGCTGTCGTTTACTCTCGCTGTTACTTTTTCTCTTTAGCTTAGTTTTTTGCTTTAAAACCGAAGCAACCAAATTAAGGCCAGTTCAGTCCGGACAATCAGTATCACCGCTGGCTCAAGATGAAGTAGACAGTTTAAAGGCACTATTTCCTTTTGTTACCAGAGAAACAGATAAAATAGATATTTATGGGCAATTATGCTTTACCTATGCCAGTACCATCGGCAATTTAGACGTGGCCTATCAATATGCCGATAGTATTCATTTTCTGGCCAATAAAGTAAATAATAAAACGGGAAAAGCTTCGGCTACTTACTATTACGGCATGCTGGCCCGCTTCGATGGAAAATTTTCCGAGGCTATCCAATATTTAAATCAATACTTAAATTTTTGCCGATCAAACAAGGACTCTACCGGATTAGCGAATGGGTTATTTCAATTAGCGGTAGTGCAGCATGAACTGGGGAATTACGATAAAAGCCTGGAAATTAGTTACCAGGCTAAGGACTTATACGCCCAACTAAGAAATTCTTACGGAATAGCCCGCGTATTCATGAATATAGGCAACTTATTTACTTCCATGAAAAAGTGGGAAGATGCAATAGTCATGTACAAGCAGTCGCTAACTTATTTTACCCAGTTAAAATCAGATTTAAACGCCAGAATGGGCAAGTTGCGGGTTCTGGTGAATTTAGGAAATGCTTACGCCGAAACCAAACAATACGAAAAAGCCCGTAATTTCTATAAGCAAGCCTTACCCATCTGTTATTCCGTTGGCTCGAAACGTACCGCAGCCACCACCCTGAGCAATATCGGCGAAGTATTTAATGCACTTCAACAATACGATAGTGCTTTGGTGTATCATCTGCGGGCTTTAACTATTCGGGAGCAAGCAGCGCAAAAAGATAAATTGGCGGCTAATTTAATTTGGGTAGGTGAAACATACCTTTTTTTAAAAAATTACCCGCAAGCCAAGCACTATCTTTTAAGAGCCCACGCATTGGCGTATGAATTCCGTACCAAGCCTATTTTGCGGGATGTTTATCAAAAGTTAGCCTTGCTTTATTCTACCCAGCATTATTTTGAAAAAGCCCTGGAGTACCAACAGTTATACGCCACCCTTAAAGATAGCGTGCTGAACGAAGAAACGGCTCAGCGGCTCAGTGAACTACAAACCAAGTACCAAACCGAAGAAAAAGACAAGCAAATAGCTATTCTGGCCAAAGAGAAACAAGTGCGACAAAAGGAAGCGCAGCGCCAGGCCTTACAACAAAAAGCCTTATTAGGTGGCTTATTCCTGATAACCATTATTGCTTTATTAATAATTTTTTTGTTGCGCCAGCGCCTGAAAAATCAAAAATTAGTAATGGCCAAAAATCAGGAAATTAAAGAATCTAATTTAAAACGCCAGATGAGTGAGTTGGAAATGAAAGCTTTACGGGCGCAAATGAATCCGCACTTTATTTTTAATTGCATGAACTCCATTAACCGCCTTATTTTAGATGAGGATACGAATAGGGCCTCGCGGTACCTGGTAAAACTTTCAAAATTGATCCGGCTGATTTTAGAAAATTCCGAAAGAAGTTCCGTTTCCCTGGAAAATGAATTGACCATGCTCGATGCTTATTTACAATTAGAAAGCCTGCGCTTTAAAGGCCGCATCTCGTATGAGTTTCGGGTAGACGATGCCATTGATCAGGAAAATACTTTTTTGCCTCCCATGGTGCTACAACCGTTCGTGGAGAATGCTATTTGGCACGGTTTAATGCACAAAGAAAAAAATGAACCTGGTTTTATTAGCATTAGCATTACGGAGGAGGCAGATAGCTTAACCTGCGTGATTGAAGATAACGGGGTAGGCAGAGAAATGGCCACAATTCTTGAGAAAAAATCAATTATCGGCCGAAAATCTATGGGTTTGCAAATAACCGAAGAACGATTAAAAATACTGAATAAAGATAAAATGGATAAGTTAATTTACATAACGGATTTAAAAGATTCGCTTAACCAGGCTTTAGGTACCCGGGTAGATATTCACGTTCCATTAGGATAA
- a CDS encoding LytR/AlgR family response regulator transcription factor translates to MVRAIIIDDEIDAREALKLALNKYCPDVTVLRCCETPQLGLKAIETLEPDLVFLDVQMPGMSGFDLLQRIKKVNFVVIFVTAFDRYAIKAIKFSALDYLLKPVDVDDLIQAIQKVKEQAATSRPAYHYQSALNNSQHAGGKIQKIAVPTHDGIDFFLTDDIIYCEADGSYTTLILKNKSKQIVCKKLIDFENLLTESGFCRVHHSFLINMKHILKYIKGEGGYVILTDNHHVDISRRKKEEFLQLLDRL, encoded by the coding sequence ATGGTCCGTGCTATTATTATCGACGATGAAATTGATGCCCGGGAAGCCTTGAAGCTGGCTTTAAATAAATACTGCCCGGACGTAACAGTGCTGCGCTGCTGCGAAACTCCCCAACTGGGCTTAAAGGCAATTGAAACGCTGGAGCCGGATTTAGTTTTTTTAGATGTACAAATGCCTGGAATGTCGGGTTTTGATCTATTACAGCGGATAAAAAAAGTAAATTTTGTCGTTATTTTTGTTACGGCCTTCGACCGTTATGCCATTAAAGCCATAAAATTTAGCGCTTTAGATTATTTGCTCAAACCAGTAGACGTGGATGATCTTATTCAGGCAATACAAAAAGTAAAAGAACAAGCAGCTACATCCCGCCCAGCGTATCATTACCAATCGGCTTTGAATAATAGCCAGCACGCCGGCGGTAAAATCCAGAAAATAGCGGTACCTACCCACGATGGAATTGATTTTTTTCTGACCGACGATATTATTTACTGTGAGGCCGACGGAAGTTATACCACTTTAATTTTAAAGAACAAATCCAAACAAATCGTCTGCAAGAAACTCATCGACTTTGAAAATTTACTTACCGAATCCGGTTTTTGTCGGGTCCATCATTCTTTCCTGATTAATATGAAGCATATTTTAAAGTACATAAAAGGGGAAGGGGGCTACGTTATTCTAACCGATAACCACCACGTAGATATTTCCCGCCGGAAAAAAGAAGAATTTCTGCAATTACTCGATCGTCTTTAA
- a CDS encoding T9SS type A sorting domain-containing protein: MKTILTLVFFLILQLAQGQVKYFQREFNLNYVTPVFRNERFNSGIRTQHNFDANNAFYYVGIGTSYKNSALAAPNNTADRLRFTRLSTSSAVLSNRSHQYSRDGKALNTHANSIAEIRVAGGNGGYIAVGEVASNPVTGAVAAGGSDVLFTNLNFNGFVVNSSRIDIAGGNDIAWSVKRSNILVGGQPTWIICGESKRGTTHTDCFVARVTSAGAIIWCNRFNFDPGGGMFTSAHCIAKQLVEDANGNIYLVGTLQDNSGNNGIDGLAFKLGAGGNLIWANNYHLASDDEFQAVRLTVDNNLIVGGFTNFTGMYHMQITKLTAAAGAIQFQNILRARNGNNLYPSKCYDILEALGPNYYLAGLVNQAGVNREMMYRAGAGGIGINWNSYNAMFFNVGFGIHYVPDDNCPGIAYFSSLKNTNNPAFSDGHIMKTDLTTRTCNFLFPKDPSNLASNLVRYARLRRMQPSGSVAGLTSTTITYTDKQICKVDCVSPASASIISPNASELIEPSASIKKLKLAPNPVSQTLHIEATFLPAGEYQLELKDMLHGSITLRKTIKQSKGTLATDLDLSNVAPGVYLLTIKSGNLVLQERVMKQ, from the coding sequence ATGAAAACTATATTAACACTTGTTTTTTTTCTGATTCTACAACTGGCTCAAGGCCAGGTGAAGTACTTTCAGCGCGAGTTTAATTTAAACTACGTAACACCGGTATTCCGGAACGAACGTTTTAACAGTGGCATCAGAACGCAACATAACTTTGATGCCAACAATGCTTTTTATTACGTGGGTATTGGCACTTCCTATAAAAATTCGGCGTTAGCTGCTCCCAATAATACGGCCGATCGGCTGCGGTTTACCCGTTTAAGTACTTCCAGTGCGGTTTTAAGTAACCGAAGTCATCAGTATTCCAGAGATGGTAAAGCCTTAAATACTCATGCCAATAGCATAGCAGAAATACGGGTAGCTGGTGGAAATGGCGGTTACATAGCAGTGGGGGAAGTTGCCAGCAATCCGGTTACCGGGGCTGTTGCCGCTGGCGGAAGCGATGTATTATTTACTAATTTAAATTTTAACGGTTTTGTGGTAAACTCCTCGCGAATTGATATTGCAGGGGGCAACGATATTGCCTGGAGTGTTAAAAGATCGAATATATTGGTGGGCGGACAACCTACCTGGATTATTTGCGGAGAATCGAAACGTGGCACCACTCATACGGATTGTTTTGTAGCCCGGGTAACATCGGCCGGGGCTATTATCTGGTGCAATCGTTTTAATTTTGACCCGGGTGGAGGTATGTTTACTTCCGCACATTGTATTGCTAAACAATTGGTAGAAGATGCCAACGGCAATATTTACTTGGTAGGAACCTTGCAAGATAATTCCGGTAATAACGGCATCGATGGTCTGGCCTTTAAACTAGGCGCGGGCGGCAACTTAATTTGGGCCAACAATTATCATTTAGCTTCCGACGACGAATTTCAGGCGGTGCGCTTAACCGTAGACAATAATTTAATTGTAGGTGGCTTTACCAACTTTACCGGCATGTACCACATGCAAATTACTAAATTAACCGCAGCCGCCGGTGCTATTCAATTTCAGAATATTTTGCGAGCACGCAATGGCAATAATCTTTACCCCAGTAAATGCTACGATATTTTGGAAGCACTCGGCCCCAATTATTATCTCGCCGGTTTAGTAAATCAAGCTGGGGTTAACCGCGAAATGATGTACCGGGCCGGAGCCGGAGGAATAGGAATTAACTGGAATAGCTACAACGCAATGTTTTTTAATGTAGGTTTCGGTATCCATTACGTACCAGATGATAATTGCCCCGGCATAGCTTACTTCTCCTCGCTCAAAAATACAAATAACCCTGCTTTCAGCGACGGACATATTATGAAAACAGATTTAACCACCCGGACTTGTAATTTTCTATTTCCGAAAGACCCTTCTAATTTGGCATCTAACTTAGTAAGATATGCCCGCTTAAGAAGAATGCAGCCCAGCGGTTCAGTAGCCGGACTAACCTCCACCACAATTACATACACAGACAAGCAAATTTGTAAAGTAGATTGTGTTAGTCCGGCATCCGCCAGCATTATTTCTCCAAATGCTTCGGAATTAATCGAACCGTCTGCATCTATTAAAAAGTTAAAACTAGCTCCTAACCCGGTATCTCAAACATTGCACATAGAAGCAACTTTCTTACCTGCCGGCGAGTACCAATTGGAACTGAAAGACATGCTGCACGGAAGTATAACTTTAAGAAAAACCATTAAACAAAGTAAAGGAACTCTCGCTACTGACCTGGACTTATCTAATGTTGCACCCGGTGTCTATCTGCTTACCATAAAGTCAGGGAATTTAGTTTTGCAAGAAAGAGTAATGAAGCAATAA
- a CDS encoding PorP/SprF family type IX secretion system membrane protein translates to MKKILLIIIIVASVWEVQAQSRKQISSFSLIPQYFNPALTGQEGSVLKSIYRNQWTGFEDAPKTLFISAELDLADLATWKNGNASNQDRSNQFLGVKNAIGLSLLRDTFGPYRQTQLFLNYSSRVQLSEKLSLRAGAAVTYDATSLDQTKLVIDITNDPKYQNLFANDNTRVTKVDINVGVMLMAEDYYIGYALQDAAKGKLGSGGTYLENAFPTNHVVQAGYRKVISDQFGLIVNGLYRYDSKLRETFEGQLKGVINNSFWAGVGYRQDLAYSFTGGMRFNQIKVGYTYETTTGKASRINGGSNEIVLIYNLMPVNYKGLGKKITLW, encoded by the coding sequence ATGAAAAAGATCTTATTAATTATAATAATAGTTGCTTCTGTTTGGGAAGTACAAGCCCAAAGCAGAAAACAAATTTCCAGCTTTTCTTTAATACCACAGTATTTTAATCCTGCCTTAACGGGGCAGGAAGGATCGGTGCTCAAAAGTATTTACCGCAACCAGTGGACCGGGTTTGAAGATGCGCCTAAAACCCTTTTTATTTCTGCTGAATTAGATTTAGCGGATTTAGCTACCTGGAAAAATGGTAACGCATCCAACCAGGACCGTTCGAACCAATTCTTAGGTGTTAAAAACGCTATTGGATTGTCTTTATTAAGGGATACTTTTGGACCTTATCGGCAAACGCAACTTTTTCTCAACTATAGTTCCCGGGTTCAACTTTCTGAAAAGCTAAGTTTACGGGCCGGAGCCGCTGTTACTTATGATGCCACTTCTTTAGATCAGACTAAATTAGTTATTGATATTACCAATGATCCAAAATATCAGAATTTGTTTGCCAATGATAATACGAGAGTAACTAAAGTAGATATAAATGTGGGAGTAATGTTGATGGCGGAAGATTACTATATTGGATATGCCTTACAGGATGCGGCGAAAGGAAAATTAGGTTCCGGGGGAACCTATTTGGAGAATGCTTTCCCAACCAATCACGTGGTGCAAGCCGGATACCGCAAAGTAATATCCGATCAGTTTGGTTTAATAGTAAATGGCCTTTACCGGTATGATTCTAAATTACGGGAAACATTTGAAGGCCAGTTAAAAGGAGTGATTAATAACTCCTTTTGGGCGGGCGTGGGCTACCGACAAGATTTAGCTTATTCCTTTACCGGAGGCATGCGTTTTAACCAGATAAAAGTTGGGTATACCTACGAAACAACCACGGGTAAGGCCAGCCGCATTAATGGAGGTAGCAATGAAATCGTGCTTATTTATAATCTTATGCCGGTAAATTATAAAGGATTGGGTAAAAAGATTACCCTTTGGTAA